A region from the Lolium perenne isolate Kyuss_39 chromosome 4, Kyuss_2.0, whole genome shotgun sequence genome encodes:
- the LOC127292300 gene encoding putative UDP-rhamnose:rhamnosyltransferase 1, whose translation MIEVVVFPWLAFGHMLPFLELSKRLAARGHAIAFVSTPRNLARLPPVPPHLSSRLRFVSMPLPRVDGLPDGAESTADVPPEKIELLKKAMDGLAAPFAAFLAGGTKPDWIIHDFCHHWVPPIADEHNVPCAAFMIVHAAFVAFLGPRWANAEYPRAATEDFAVAPGWMASQSTVAYRRRSEAEWVAGMFRANASGVPDIERVWGMFERSRLIIYRSCDEVDPGMFALLTDLLRKPAVPAGVLLPPVVAAHDRDEVLRWLDEQPRKSVIYVALGSEAPLTRKNLHELAHGLELADVRFLWALRKPAGLFDSGGSAGDRGVLPDGFEERTRARGLVCTGWVPQVAVLAHGATGAFLTHCGWGSTVESFAFGLPLVMLPFIVDQPLVARAMEEKGIGVEVARDDTDGSFDRDAVSAAVRRVMVDDEGKVLASNARKLQEILADEMVQERYIDDLVEHLRRY comes from the coding sequence ATGATCGAGGTGGTTGTGTTCCCGTGGCTGGCTTTCGGTCACATGCTCCCGTTCCTCGAGCTCTCCAAGCGCCTTGCCGCCCGTGGCCATGCCATCGCCTTCGTCTCAACGCCGCGGAACCTCGCCAGGCTCCCGCCCGTGCCGCCGCACCTTTCTTCTCGCCTCCGCTTCGTGTCGATGCCGCTGCCGCGCGTCGACGGGCTGCCGGACGGCGCAGAGTCCACCGCCGACGTCCCACCGGAGAAAATCGAGCTCCTCAAGAAGGCCATGGACGGGCTCGCGGCACCCTTCGCCGCGTTCCTCGCCGGCGGAACGAAGCCTGACTGGATCATCCACGACTTCTGCCACCACTGGGTCCCGCCCATCGCCGACGAACACAACGTGCCATGCGCCGCGTTCATGATCGTCCATGCCGCTTTCGTCGCCTTCCTGGGCCCGCGGTGGGCGAACGCCGAGTATCCGCGCGCGGCCACGGAGGACTTCGCCGTCGCGCCCGGATGGATGGCGTCCCAGTCCACCGTCGCCTACCGCCGCCGTAGCGAGGCCGAGTGGGTCGCCGGCATGTTCCGCGCCAACGCGTCCGGCGTGCCCGACATTGAACGCGTGTGGGGCATGTTCGAGCGCAGCCgtctgatcatctaccgcagctgcGACGAGGTCGATCCCGGGATGTTTGCGCTACTCACCGACCTCCTCCGCAAGCCCGCCGTCCCCGCCGGCGTCCTGCTGCCGCCGGTCGTCGCCGCCCACGACAGAGACGAGGTTCTCCGGTGGCTGGACGAGCAGCCTCGCAAGTCCGTCATCTACGTGGCGTTAGGGAGCGAGGCGCCGCTCACGCGGAAGAACCTGCACGAGCTCGCGCACGGGCTGGAGCTCGCCGACGTGCGGTTCCTGTGGGCTCTGCGCAAGCCGGCCGGACTGTTCGACTCCGGCGGCAGCGCGGGCGACCGTGGGGTACTGCCCGACGGTTTCGAGGAGAGGACGCGGGCGCGCGGGCTGGTGTGCACGGGGTGGGTGCCGCAAGTGGCGGTGCTGGCGCATGGCGCGACCGGCGCCTTCCTGACGCACTGCGGATGGGGCTCCACCGTGGAGAGCTTCGCGTTCGGGCTCCCGCTGGTGATGCTGCCGTTCATCGTCGACCAGCCCCTCGTTGCGCGGGCCATGGAGGAGAAGGGGATCGGCGTGGAGGTGGCGAGAGACGACACCGACGGCTCGTTTGACAGGGACGCTGTCAGTGCGGCCGTGCGGCGCGTCATGGTGGACGACGAAGGGAAAGTGTTGGCAAGCAACGCCAGGAAGCTGCAAGAGATTCTTGCGGACGAGATGGTCCAGGAGAGGTACATCGATGATCTTGTCGAACACCTACGACGCTACTGA